The Bacteroidia bacterium genomic interval TGAGATGGAAGTATGTCGGATCTCTAAACAGTTCGGTCAAACCGGAGATAAGCCCTGACTGCGAATTAATTTCCGGAGAGGTATGGACCGCTCTTTGTGTACTTCCTATGCTTTGTGTTTGTGTCATCATGATTTTTTAAGTAGTTCTTTCATTCGTTCCAATAGCAGCACTGTATCCAGAGGTTTGGACAGGTATTCATCCGCGCCTGCGTCGAGGCAATTTTGTCGATCCTCCGTCATAGCTTTAGCGGTAATAGCGATGATGGGAATCGATTTAAATTCCTCCATTTTTCGGATCCTTTGGATTGCTTCAAAGCCATCCATTTCCGGCATCATTATATCCATGAGGATGATGTCTGGATGGAGTCCCTTTTCCAGTTTCTCTAATGCTTCTTTCCCATTTAGTGCTGTTTCTACTGCGATGCTATTGCTCTCCATGATGGCTGAGATGGCAAAAATATTTCTCATATCATCATCTACCAGAAAGACATTTTTCTCTTTCAATATGCCCGGATCTGTGGAGGGCGTATCAACTTTTTTAGCTTTGGAAATCTTAGGCTTTGCAGCTTTGACGTTTTTCCTGGGTTTGGCTTTCTTTTCAATGACTTCTACTTCCTCCTGCTCATATCCCAATTGGAGATTTATCTCATCTATCAATCTGCGAGAAGATTGAGTAGCTTTCGAGATAATGGTTCGGGTGTACTGGTTGATTTCCTGTTGGATATCTAAGCTGAGATCTTCTGCCGTATGGATGATAACAGGGATCTGCTGAAAGCCTTCCATTTGGCGAATCTCTTTCAAGACATCCAATCCGGTCATGTCGGGAAGGTTGTAGTCAAGGATGACACAGTTTACTGTTTTTTCATCAGCCAAAAGAGTCAGGGTATCCTGCCCATTGAAGGTTTGGCTATAGTGATAATTATGGCGATTCAGCAATTGGCCAAGGGCCTTGTTTTGCAATTCCTGATCTTCAACGATTAGAATATTTGAATTGCTTCTGTCAGTGTTTTTGGATTTGGGGATCACAGGCTTGAAAAGAGATTCCTCATCTCTCGGATTTTGCTCCCCACTAACTGCATTCAAGGGCAGGTAAAGACTAAAGGTACTGCCTTTATGCTCTTCACTTTCCAACTGAACTTCTCCTCCCAATAAATGACTTAACTGGACACAAATCGAAAGCCCTAGGCCCGTTCCTCCGTATTTGCGACTGGTCGAACCATCTGCCTGGCTAAAGGCTTCGAATATTTTGGCTTGTTTTTCTTTAGGGATTCCAATACCGGTATCGGATACCGCAAATGAAACAATGCGATCTGTATTTCTGAGACTTTCGTTTTTATAATTAGCAGAACTGTCGGCCAACTGGATTCCCAACTTTACCGTGCCCTCCTTATTTGTGAACTTGCAGGCGTTTGAGAGTAGATTTTTGATGATTTGTTCCAGTCTTACCCTGTCACTTTCAAAATGATTGGGCAACTTCTCATCTATCTCAATTTCAAAATTGATTCCTTTTTTATCCGCGACATGCTCAAACATCATTTCCATGTCTTTTGCCACCTCTTCAAATCCAACCGCTTCCATCAAAAGGTCCAGTTTCCCGGCTTCAATTTTGGAAAGGTCGAGGATGTCATTGATGAGGGTAAGCAAATCACTTCCTGCCTTGTGAATCACCTGAGCATGCTCGACATCCTTGTCATTGAGACGCTCGCCTTTATTGTCCGCAAGTATGTTGGCAAGAATGAGAATGCTATTAAGCGGGGTCCGCAATTCATGGGACATATTGGCCAGGAATTCAGACTTATAGGTATTGCTGGCTTCTAGTTCCTCTGCTTTTTGGGTCAGTTCTGCTTTC includes:
- a CDS encoding response regulator, encoding MEREQFTLSAEQKKALFVSTNERSDNILQKFLLGSFVLGILMAFVYDTWLVAIAVGSMSLIAYFGTKKLLPESNLYQYVGSAVLAIFMAQYIYQMHGLFEMHFFAFVACTLMITYSNWRLQLPLFVIIVVHHAAFAYMQFAGVDGIYFTQLPYMDLTTFIIHAGLAGLIISICGLWGYFSEKKIIHDGIRALRAEFVLSENLKIAHTIKEGDFDSEILINSQDPLSEALLEMRQFLKENVEREAAEKYSSQGVAQVSRLLADINTLGQEIGWEKYIEKILNLLSTHLNARQGTFFMLTEKEEEPMLQLLAGYAYEKRKFIKNKIPFGEGLIGQVALEQKYIIVKDLPDEYFLISSSLGSAHPKEVLAWPLIADQKLVGVVEFASFEGFEEKHFNFLEEASFRIASTLANAEAQEKTRRLLEESVALKVSLEENNQKLEAQADQLKESEQALRQQQENLLEANTELEAQTQELEVQKKALIEQNEEIESAKAELTQKAEELEASNTYKSEFLANMSHELRTPLNSILILANILADNKGERLNDKDVEHAQVIHKAGSDLLTLINDILDLSKIEAGKLDLLMEAVGFEEVAKDMEMMFEHVADKKGINFEIEIDEKLPNHFESDRVRLEQIIKNLLSNACKFTNKEGTVKLGIQLADSSANYKNESLRNTDRIVSFAVSDTGIGIPKEKQAKIFEAFSQADGSTSRKYGGTGLGLSICVQLSHLLGGEVQLESEEHKGSTFSLYLPLNAVSGEQNPRDEESLFKPVIPKSKNTDRSNSNILIVEDQELQNKALGQLLNRHNYHYSQTFNGQDTLTLLADEKTVNCVILDYNLPDMTGLDVLKEIRQMEGFQQIPVIIHTAEDLSLDIQQEINQYTRTIISKATQSSRRLIDEINLQLGYEQEEVEVIEKKAKPRKNVKAAKPKISKAKKVDTPSTDPGILKEKNVFLVDDDMRNIFAISAIMESNSIAVETALNGKEALEKLEKGLHPDIILMDIMMPEMDGFEAIQRIRKMEEFKSIPIIAITAKAMTEDRQNCLDAGADEYLSKPLDTVLLLERMKELLKKS